Below is a genomic region from Micropterus dolomieu isolate WLL.071019.BEF.003 ecotype Adirondacks linkage group LG08, ASM2129224v1, whole genome shotgun sequence.
ACTGAAAGATATGGGAAAATATCCTGAAGAGTCACAAATTCCTTGGTcgtgtgtttaaaaaaacccacagaacATTAATTGTTACGTCATCAAAATAATTATACTATGCACTATACAGGTGTTTGATGCacaagatagatagatagagtaCTAAAAGTAGTATTTAACTCTGAAACGCAGTGGATACAAtaagtaaacattaaaatgcaagtCCTCATGTAGAGTACAATAACCTGAATACTAAAGTGAATGAACTTATATTCCACCACTGTAACcacaatttttatttcagtttatctAAATTGGTATTCTACACTATTTCCGGATGTCTGTCCAGTGTCCAGTAGGTGGCAGTGTCGCTGCACGGTTCACCCGGCTTCATGTGCGACGACAACCCGGAAAAAGGAAGCGCAAAATGTATGTGGCCGATCTTTCTTCTAAATAAACTAGCTCGTGTGTAGCTACATCCTGAATGCAtagcaaaaacaaatacttCAGTTACTATTACGACGTATGTTAACTGTATTGCTGGTGTTGTGTCATGATAAAGTTATATTTATCTCCAGTGTTACTGAAGTGAAGgtctttgttttgctgctttccttgctagctagctagaaaGCTAACTGCCATAAACGTTATCTGTTTAACTCCCCAGAGTACTGCTGGTGATTCCGCTGCCGTCGTGCATATCGTCTTGCCAGTTGAAAAATGCCGTCCAACTGGAAAGGATCCTGGACGTTTGCTGTAGCCGCAGTAGCGACCTTGTTTATGCTGGATGCTGTTGGTTTTGCACAGGCGAAGGTAAAATATTAGGCTGCACACCTGACCTTCAAAAATTAATTTACTGGTCGGTCATTAGTATGTTGCCTTCCCATAATGTTATATTTGATCACTTTACTTGAGTATGTTTTCCTAAAACTAAATCCCTTTGTTCAGGAGactaaaatgtacatttttaatgtatcTGCAATGTAAGTTAAGTATTGGAAGAGTGGATCAAAAACATCGTGTCTGTTTTCTTGACAATTACAGAACTTCGAAGATGTTCGCTGCAAGTGCATCTGCCCGCCATACAGAAACATCACCGGCCATATATATAACAGAAATGTCTCTCAGAAGGATTGGTAAGAGAAAGCCTTTATTTGTCATTACACACTCTTCCCTGAGTATAATTGTCGATCCATTAGAAGTACaaggtagttttttttttatcattacacAACACATGGTTGTAAAACgaaaagaaagtttgtagtcccttcctGCGCACACACGCAGAActtaacaaataattaaatctattttaaaatgtggtaaCGTATaagataaatgaaataaaacaatatataatacagttatttatataactgtactaacttcacataaaaagtctgacattagGGAAACCGTGTCCATTGTAACCTGCTTATCTTTGAGGGTCGCATGGGCTGGAGTGAATCCCTGCTGATTGGGGCGAGAGTTGGGACTCAGGGTAAACCTTGGACAGAACAGTATGGTGTGGAAATAACATTTTGAGGTGTTTTACAGTAACTGCCTCCATGTAGTGGAGCCCATGCCGGTGCCTGGCCATGATGTGGAAGCTTACTGTCTCTTGTGTGAGTGCAAGTATGAGGAACGGAGTAGCAACACCATCAAGGTAGGACTGTCTTTCTTTGGGTTTAATTCTGATTTTTGGCAAAATACTTTGTTCACTCTTATCTTGAATCACACTAACCAAGATTAACAGGGTTGGTGATTGTATGCCACACAATATGAGtcatttaaaacattatgaAGTCTGCTtaatcaaaagaaacaaaattagagtatagggctgcacgattaatctaattgcaatggcgatgtcgtcatgtgcgattacataaccgcaaaaagttTGTGATTTAATAGaacagagaaagtgtgtgtgacgctttcttctgtgtgtgcgctgcagtctgctcattatctctgCCCACACCGGGCTATCGCATGTTCctataaaaacagataagcctacgtgcaatgagaaaaatgttttatgagcagtctgcaagtaacttttaagacaacaacctaccg
It encodes:
- the tmem9 gene encoding transmembrane protein 9, which gives rise to MPSNWKGSWTFAVAAVATLFMLDAVGFAQAKNFEDVRCKCICPPYRNITGHIYNRNVSQKDCNCLHVVEPMPVPGHDVEAYCLLCECKYEERSSNTIKVTIIIYLSVVGALLLYMLFLLLVDPLIRKHDPYTQPLHNEEDSEEMRPQVDNAQARGNTVLERVEGAQQRWKKQVQEQRKTVFDRHKMLS